TCTTGttatatatagcccaggctggccctgtaTTACCACTCATCCTGTCCCACCTGGGATTACTGGTGGGTTTCCTAGCTTTGGCTTCATGTTGACACCATCACTGACTTTACTTACCTCACCCGTTTGAGTAAATGCTAATATTCTGCTGTGAAGGGATCTGGGTGCCCCAGCTCTGCCACCctccctgggggaggggggtgtggcCCGCTGTTAGGAATCCTATTTGCACCTCTAGTGTACGCACAATGCCTGGCACAGAGTGGCCACCCCCAAAACTTCCCTAATGCCAGCCACCAACTAAGGCTCTGTGTCATCTCCTCACTTTTGGATGGCGTCCTTACTCCCCAAAGTCCTACTTCACTCCAACAATTCGTTTTACCGTCGCCTGCTTGTGAAGAAGATTGAGCCATATCATTCAGAATGATAAACTAAACTCCCGGCAAGCGACCGAGTGTCTCAGGTGTGACAAAGGTCACCCACTGGAGACTACTGATAACTGGACACTAATTCCGGAAAGTCCAGGGGACTTTGgccagcacacacacaatcagtgaGTTTTgtgattccccccacccccaccccacctccctccctagCCTTGTCTAGGTCAAGAGAGCAATTCTGCTTTTTTAGGGCAGGGGGCATCTAGAAACCAGAACCATGTACCCTGCAAATGAAACtcattccatccatccttcctcttgctctcccaccaaagtaaaaaGGCAGGCAGAACATCCTAAATTTCGGGGTGCAAGAGATCGTTGATTAGAGAAGGGGATGCACTGACTGAGTTAGCAGGCCCCGTGGGTTAACGCGGGCGTCTAGGATTCAATCACCTAACGTTCTCCTGTGGCGGGGAACCCGGGAAAGAGTGTGGGAGATAGACGGTCCCGGACTACAGCTTCGCAACTGGGCCCAAGGTTCCAAGTCAACTAACTACCCTCAGCATTCCCACCAGCTCCAACTGGGAGCAAGGGTCCTGCCCGCCTAAGTCTAGTGACGGTACCGGGGGCATTGGGGACACGGGCACAACTCCACCCAGCGCGACTCCCGGTTCTGTCTGAATCAGAGCGGCCCGGCCCTGGGGACCTACCTTGCCGTACTTCTTCAGTTTTCGCCGGTACCTCTTCTTGGGTTTGTCGCCTGGCGCGGGCTCCTCCAGGGAGTCGTAGCGCTCCGGCAGCGCAGCCAGGTGCACCCTGCGTGCGCTCGGGGTCCCCGCGCGCCGCCCGTCCTCTTCCCGCTCACAGTCCTGGCTCTCCGGGTCCTCGTCCTCACCCTCCAAGTGCTCCACGATAGCATCTGTCTCCTCGTCACCGGCCCGGCGCAATCGCCCCAGGGGCCCTCGGCCCACCAAGCTGCTCGCCTTGCTTCGGAGCCGGGCGCCCACCGTCATGATGCCGCGGAGCTGCGGAGAAGGGCCCGGGCTAGGAGGCAACCTTT
This is a stretch of genomic DNA from Rattus rattus isolate New Zealand chromosome 10, Rrattus_CSIRO_v1, whole genome shotgun sequence. It encodes these proteins:
- the C10H1orf115 gene encoding uncharacterized protein C1orf115 homolog; amino-acid sequence: MTVGARLRSKASSLVGRGPLGRLRRAGDEETDAIVEHLEGEDEDPESQDCEREEDGRRAGTPSARRVHLAALPERYDSLEEPAPGDKPKKRYRRKLKKYGKNVGKAISKGCRYIVIGLQGFAAAYTAPFGVATSVVSFVR